The following are encoded in a window of Salinigranum halophilum genomic DNA:
- a CDS encoding aminopeptidase yields MDERIREHARTLVDWSARVERGDDVVVSVGEGAHDLAVAVCAELGRRGATVVTTYASEELDRAYLLAHDGDFDASDAELVLYERADVVLRLGGPRNTTAMADVSGDRQAAAARATRAAREARLASRWVSTVHPTRALAQQAGMAFEEYRDFAYDAILRDWESLATEMARLKERLDDGSEVRLVTDRDAKPSTDLTMSIEGRVAVNSAASVAYDSHNLPSGEVFTAPFDTEGEVFFDVPMTVRGRRVRDVWLSFEAGDVVDFAAETNEDVLAEVLDTDEGATRLGELGIGMNRGIDRFTDNILFDEKMGDTVHLALGRAYRSNFPEGAENEANDSAVHVDLITDVSERSRIEVDGEVVQRNGRFQWEPEFEAE; encoded by the coding sequence ATGGACGAACGGATACGCGAACACGCACGGACACTCGTCGACTGGAGCGCCCGGGTCGAACGAGGTGACGACGTCGTGGTCAGTGTCGGAGAGGGCGCACACGACCTCGCGGTCGCCGTCTGCGCCGAACTCGGAAGACGCGGGGCGACCGTCGTCACGACCTACGCCTCCGAGGAACTCGACCGGGCCTATCTGCTCGCCCACGACGGCGACTTCGACGCCTCCGACGCGGAACTCGTCCTCTACGAGCGCGCCGACGTCGTGCTTCGGTTGGGCGGCCCGCGGAACACGACGGCGATGGCCGACGTCTCCGGAGACAGACAGGCCGCCGCCGCCCGCGCCACCAGGGCCGCCCGCGAGGCGCGACTCGCCTCTCGCTGGGTCTCGACCGTCCACCCTACCCGGGCGCTCGCCCAGCAGGCCGGGATGGCCTTCGAGGAGTACCGCGACTTCGCCTACGACGCCATCCTCCGCGACTGGGAGTCGCTCGCGACCGAGATGGCACGATTGAAAGAGCGCCTCGACGACGGCAGCGAGGTCCGCCTCGTCACCGACCGCGACGCGAAGCCGAGCACCGACCTCACCATGTCTATCGAGGGCAGAGTCGCGGTCAACAGCGCCGCCTCCGTCGCGTACGACTCGCACAACCTCCCCTCGGGCGAGGTGTTCACCGCGCCCTTCGACACCGAGGGGGAGGTGTTCTTCGACGTCCCGATGACGGTACGGGGGCGTCGCGTGCGCGACGTCTGGCTCTCCTTCGAGGCGGGCGACGTCGTCGACTTCGCCGCCGAGACGAACGAGGACGTGCTCGCGGAGGTCCTCGACACCGACGAGGGGGCAACGCGTCTCGGCGAACTCGGTATCGGGATGAACCGCGGCATCGACCGGTTCACCGACAACATCCTCTTCGACGAGAAGATGGGCGACACCGTCCACCTCGCGCTGGGTCGGGCGTACCGCTCGAACTTCCCCGAGGGGGCGGAGAACGAGGCGAACGACTCCGCGGTCCACGTCGACCTGATCACCGACGTGAGCGAGCGCTCGCGTATCGAGGTCGACGGCGAGGTCGTCCAGCGGAACGGTCGGTTCCAGTGGGAACCCGAGTTCGAGGCCGAGTGA
- a CDS encoding CBS domain-containing protein, which produces MCSDIARTDVLTAAPDTTVVQATDAMRTHDEAFVVVLDEQHPLGVLSAADVGLALGTADHLADRPVADLVSTPVTVRDNASREGLLSRFRETGTERLVVVDAGDEFVGVVSRRDLLRTYADEFGALFALFSTVD; this is translated from the coding sequence ATGTGCTCCGACATCGCCCGGACGGACGTGCTGACGGCCGCCCCCGACACGACTGTCGTGCAGGCGACAGACGCGATGCGCACGCACGACGAGGCGTTCGTCGTCGTCCTCGACGAACAGCACCCGCTCGGGGTACTCTCGGCGGCCGACGTCGGCCTCGCGCTCGGCACCGCAGACCACCTCGCCGACCGCCCGGTCGCCGACCTCGTCTCGACACCCGTGACCGTCCGCGACAACGCCTCCCGCGAGGGACTCCTCTCGCGCTTCCGGGAGACGGGGACGGAACGCCTCGTCGTGGTCGACGCCGGCGACGAGTTCGTCGGTGTCGTCTCCCGCCGCGACCTCCTGCGGACGTACGCCGACGAGTTCGGCGCGCTCTTCGCCCTGTTCTCGACGGTCGACTGA